In Colletotrichum higginsianum IMI 349063 chromosome 3, whole genome shotgun sequence, a genomic segment contains:
- a CDS encoding rRNA processing protein, whose protein sequence is MLSGKRKQGLSGLQRRVRPRREAEPEIDEHVSSEPEEMDEDGDELSEGDDDDEVDRDKEENESAGSPPPKKSKIDISAVSFGALAKAQASMPTSNKRRKGGAGTSDSESESDSGTEEVGRKHKYGANLAKRTSKHAPMEQSSKKPVSRRREVIVVPKMEVRDPRFDPLSGPVDEAKARKAYAFLDDYRKDEMRELRGEMKKTKDAGKKEEMKRLLLSMESKIKTRERKQREADVISEHKRKEKELVKQGKQPFYLKKSEQKKRFLMDQFAGMKKKQVDRTIERKRKKVVGRERKELDQLQRRPRE, encoded by the exons ATGTTATCCGGTAAAAGGAAACAGGGGCTCTCTGGCCTCCAGCGCCGCGTGCGACCTCGGAGGGAAGCGGAACCTGAAATCGATGAGCATGTCAGCAGTGAGCCTGAAGAGATGGATGAGGACGGCGATGAGCTGAGTGaaggtgatgatgatgatgaggtgGATCGTGACAAGGAGGAAAATGAG TCTGCCGGATCACCGCCACCAAAGAAGTCCAAGATCGACATATCAGCCGTCTCCTTTGGCGCCCTTGCCAAAGCACAAGCCTCCATGCCCACGTCCAACAAACGGCgcaagggcggcgcgggaACGTCAGACTCGGAATCGGAGTCAGACTCGGGCACAGAGGAGGTCGGCAGGAAACACAAGTACGGTGCCAACCTTGCCAAGCGCACGAGCAAGCACGCGCCTATGGAGCAGTCGAGCAAGAAACCTGTCTCGCGGCGTCGCGAGGTCATCGTCGTGCCCAAGATGGAGGTGCGCGATCCGCGCTTCGACCCCTTGAGCGGGCCCGTTGACGAGGCAAAGGCCCGCAAGGCGTACGCGTTCCTGGACGACTATCGCAAGGACGAGATGCGGGAGCTACGAggggagatgaagaagaccaaggacgctggaaagaaggaggagatgaAGCGTCTGCTGCTGTCGATGGAGTCCAAGATTAAGACGCGCGAGCGCAAGCagcgcgaggccgacgtcaTTTCGGAGCACAAgcgcaaggagaaggagctcgTGAAGCAGGGCAAGCAGCCGTTCTACCTCAAGAAGTcggagcagaagaagaggttCCTGATGGACCAGTTCGCCggcatgaagaagaagcaggtcGACCGGACGATCGAgcggaagaggaagaaggttGTCGGTagagagaggaaggagcTCGACCAGCTGCAGCGGAGGCCGAGAGAATGA